In Polaribacter pacificus, the genomic window GCTCTTTCTATACCTCCTTGCGGATGAAATTTACCAGCTGGTTTTTCTTTTTTAAACAACTCTACAGCTCTTTTAACATCCTTACAGTAAGGCTCTAAAGACTGACCAAAAAATTGAGCTGCTCCCATATCCCATTCTGCTTTCGCTAAAACAACTCTTGGGTTATTTGGTGCAATGCTCAGCGCTCTTGCGTACAACTGTGCATTTTCTCCAGACAAGGTCATCCCATATTTCTGACCATCAAAAGCAATATATGCTGTATTGAGCATGGCTTGAGTAATCAACAACTCTGGGTTGTTTTCTGAGATCATTGTTGCCGCGTCTAAAAACTCTTGCGCCTTGGTTAATTTTGCAGTTAACAAGGTTTCATCTTTAATTGAAAATCCTTCAATAATAAGTATGGTAGCTGCATAATACGGAGGCAGCCAATTGTCTTTTTCGGCAGTGGCAATACGTTCAAATAATTGAGCCGCCTCAGTTGTTTTCTGTGTTTGCCAAAGCTCAAAGGCTTTACCCATCCCTTTTTCATAAGCTGATTGACCAAAATTGTTTGCAGTGATAAATAACAGGCAAATAAGTAGTATTTTTTTCATGATGATTGGTTTTATTTTAAATAGATTTTTTGTGATATACGGATTATGTTTAAGCGTGTTTGGTGTGCAGGCCTTGTAAAAAGACTTGCTTATAATTAACTTTAGCGTTTGGGGTTTTTATTGAACGATTACAGGAATTTTGATGTCTTTATCAACAACAAATTTTGCTTTTTTAAACCTCGGCGGCCCCATAAAACCTGTTGCTTTATTAGAACATCCAATTGGCTCTTTGGGGATGCCTAAAAAATTAGTATCTAGTTTTTTATTGTCATTGGCATCGTGAAAGACAGAGACGGCATAAACCCCATAATTAATATCTTTAAAAACTGCTGAAGCCTTTCCATCTTCAATTTTAACGATGGTGCCTTTCATTTCTTTTTTAAGAAAGTTAGCTTCCTTATCATAGAGTGCTATATACACCTTACCAGTATCAGATTTCATCCCCGAAACAGTTACAGTAATATTTGCTGTGCTGTTTTGAGCCTGTAAATTACTTAGACTTACAAAGGCTAAAAAAATATAGATGTAAATTTTATTCATGATGCATTGTTTAATGTTAGGTCAAATATCCAATGATTTTTTTAAAGTGCTAAAGGTAACTAACCGAATTGTTGTTTTTTATAGCCCAACTGTCATTTTTTATAAATTATCCAATTGATTTAGTTTTTTATCGGCACTTAAGGTCCAGAAAAAACCGACAAAAAAGAACCGATCTGCAGATGGAACAAGTGCTCTTCTTTCATAGACTCCTTGATTATTTTGCTGATTTGCATATTGATACCCATTGACATTTTGAGTACCCAAAACATTACTCACAGAAAAATACAGGATTTTTTGTTGACTGATCAAATAGGCCCAATTGGCATTTACTGCATGATAATTTTTAGTAACCGCATTTAAAAAACCTTGTTCATTTGGATTGGTGTAGGTTCTACCTGATGAAAAATTATAGCTTAACCCTAATTGACTCTTTAAGCTTCCTACCCAGTATTTAGCAACCGCAGACATATTATGAGTAGATGCAAAGCTTGGTGTTGAAGTTGTAGGGTAGTTTTTATAGGCTCTTTGCGTGTCTAGATAAGAATAAGAGATCCAATAATCAACATTGTTTATTGATTTGTTATCCCTCCAAAAAACATCTACTCCTTTGGCATAACCATCTCCATTATTTATAAAGTTAGACGTAGGCAAAGCAAATTCTGTATTGTATTTTACCAAATCTTGATAGCCTTTATAAAAAGCTTCTACTCTTAGAATTTGATTGTTCTTTACATATTGAAAATTGGCAATCAAATGATTGGTGTTTTCTGATTTTAGTTGACTATTGTATTTTAAATACTCCTTTTGAGCTTGTTGGTAAAACTGTCCATAAGCCAATGAAAACTGCGAGTTTGCACCCGATTTATAAGCCAAAGAAACTCTAGGCGAAACAACCAACTCATCAGAGAGTTTAGAATAATCTGCTCTTAGCCCAACCGTAGCAGCTAGTTTCTTAGAAAAAAACACCTCAGACTCTGTAAAAATTGCTCCACTATGACTTACAAAACCACTGTTGTACTCAAATGCCTGACTGTCTTTAAACTTTTCATCAAAATCGGTTAAAAAATACTCGGCACCATAACTAACTTTAAAGCGATTGCTGTACCTTTTTTTAAGCTTTAATTTTGCATGTATTGAATTTTCTGCACTAGTTACAAAGTCATTTTGAATATCAATATCAGAATGATCGCTGTTAAAACTCACCCCTGTTAAGATAGACCAATCATTGGCTAAGGCATTTTTATAAGAAGTATTAAAGTACAGGTTTCTGTTTTTCAATCCAAATCGAAACCCATTTGATACGTTAATATCTTCTTGAATCAAATCAAATTGAGTACCGCTATAGGCTCCATAAATTTTTAATAAGGCTTCATCTTTAAAACGATGTCTAAAAATAAACTCTCCACTTAAAGATTGAACCGGTTTTGTCCACTCATTATTATCAGGAAATGCCGATTGATAAGGAGCTAGATTAAAATAAGAACTATTAACACTAAAAGAACTCTTTTTCCATTTTTTAGTATGTCCCAAGCCCAATCCAACAGTCATTAAAGATATATCCGTTTTTTCTTGCTCAGGTTCATCAATAGAGTTTAGCAACAAAACACTAGAAAGTGCTTGTCCATACTCGGCAGAATATCCACCGGTAGAAAAACTAATCCCTTTAAATAAGAATGGTGAAAATCGACCTCGAGTAGGGATATTTCTAGCCGATGGCGCATAGGGTGTAAAAACGCGAATTCCATCAATAAACATCTGAGTTTCTCCTGCTTCACCTCCACGCACAAATAATCGACCGTCCTCAGAAACATTTGAGGTTCCTGGCAAGGTTTGCAAGGCTCCGACAAAATCACCCATGGCTCCTGCAGTAGTGACCACATCTAAGGGTTTTAAAGCGGTTACCTTTGCTTGATCACCTGATTTAAAAGTCCCAGCATTAATAGTTACGGCATCCAGGGTATTGACATCTTCTCTTAGGGTGATTTTTAACTTTGTAAAAGTTGAAACATCTCCCACTTTTTGATATTCTTCAAAAGACAAAAAAGAAACTACTAAAGTTTGAATTCCTTTTTCTGTGCTTGAAAAACTAAAGGCTCCTTTTTCATCGGTAGAAGTCCCGTCATAAGCTCCTTTTAAATACACATTGGCTCCATAAATTGGTTGACCCTGAGAATCTTTTACCACCCCTGTGATTAAGGTTTGTGCGGTAAGGCTAAATTGAAATAAAATAATAGCTAATAATACGATACGTTTCATCTGTTTGTTCTAATTTTTAATAGTACAAAGATGCAAACAGACTTTCGCTACACAGAAAGAGTCTTACCCAATCGTTAAAAAACAAAGATGAATTGTCGTAAAATTGAATTAGTGATAAAAAATGTGATATCTTTATATTTTGATAGCAAAAAACACTTTCTGTGAAACAAAAAAGCACATTCTTTTTCTCTTTTTTAAAAGCAAATAAACTCCGCTTTATGGAGTCTTTTGTTTTTCTACAGCTAAACCCATTGTTAAAGAAAAAATCCAATCAGATACTTGGTTGCCTTACTTTTTTTATGCTACTTAGTCAAATAGCAACTTCTCAGATCTTGACTGTAAAAGACAAGACCACGCAAGAACCTTTAATTTACGCTTCTGTTATTAGCAAAAATTTAAATATTTTTTTAACAACCGACACCAAAGGTCAGTTAGACATCTCAAAACTAAAAAATGCTACTCGAATAGAAATTCAACTTGTTGGATATAAAACTCGTATAAAAAGCTACAAGCAATTAGAAGCGCTTAACTTTATCATCTCACTTGAGCATACGGAACTGTTTCTAGATGAAGTGGTGGTTTCTGGGACTCGCTGGAAACAACGCTCTAACAACATTCCTTCTAAAATTAGCAGCATACTTACCAAAGATATTGTTTTACAAAATCCACAAACAGCAGCAGATTTGTTAGCCATTTCTGGTAAAGTTTTCGTTCAAAAAAGTCAACAAGGAGGCGGAAGCCCAATGATTAGAGGCTTTGCAACTAACAGATTGCTCTATACCGTAGATGGTATTCGAATGAACACTGCCATCTTTAGAGGCGGAAACATACAAAATGTGATTAATCTAGACCCTTTTGCCATTGAAAAAACTGAAGTGTTCTTTGGACCTGGATCTGTCATTTATGGTAGTGATGCCATTGGAGGTGTTATGAGTTTTACAACGCTTACCCCGCAGTTATCTAAAAACAACAAGCTGCTTGTTTCTGGCAAATCAACAGCGAGAATAGCTTCTGCAAACAATGAAAAAACAGCTCATTTAGATATTAATCTAGGCTGGGAAAAGTGGGCACTGGTCAGCAGTATTACTTCATGGGATTTTGATCACTTAAGACAAGGAAGTAACGGACCTAATGATTATATTAAACCTTATTATGTAGAAACCCAAAACGGCTTGGATGTGGTTGTTAACCAAAGCAATCCGTTGTTACAAATTCCTACGGCCTATGCACAATTTAATTTTATGCAGAAAGTTCGATTTAAGCCTTCTGAAAAATGGGATCTTCAGTATGGTTTCCATTATTCAAAAACGTCTAACTACGGTCGTTATGATAGACATAATAGAACAAGAAACGGCACGGCACGATATGCAGAATGGAATTATGGACCACAGAAATGGGTGATGAGCTCATTAAATACGACATACACAAACGAAACCTGGGCCTATAAAGAAGTCCAACTTCGTTTGGCTCAACAATGGTTTGAAGAAAGTAGAATCGATCGCTCATTACATAAAACTGACAGAAGTACAGCTGTAGAAAAAGTAAATGCCTTTTCTATAAACCTAGATTTCCTTAAAGAAATCAACAGTAAAAACACCCTATTTTACGGAGCAGAATACGTTAGCAACAAAGTAGCATCTACCGGTGAAATCAGAGATATTTCTAACAATACCACTACTGTAGGTCCTTCTCGGTATCCAGAATCAACGTGGAAGTCTATGGGTATGTACGTAAATAATGAACACACTTTTTCTAAGACCTTTACTAGTCAAATAGGGCTTCGCTACAATTATTTTATGTTGGATGCTGATTTTAAAAACAATGCTGCTTTTTTTCCGCTACCTTTTCAGGATGCAGAATTACAAAATGGTGCAATCACAGGAAGCATTGGAGGTGTATATAGACCATCTGAATCTTGGGTGTTTAGAACTAATTTTGCAACGGCCTTTAGAGCTCCAAACGTAGATGATATAGGAAAAATATTTGATTCAGAACCTGGAGCTCTTACAGTTCCTAATCCTAATTTGAAAGCAGAATACGCATACAGCATAGACTTTGGTGCTGCTAAAGTTTTTGATCAATTTCTTAAAATTGATGCGACCATTTATTATACCCAATTAAAAAATGCCTTGGTCAGACGTGATTTTCTATTAAACGGACAAAGTACCATACTTTATGATGGTGAACTAAGCAAAGTTCAAGCCATACAAAATGCAGCAGAAGCTAATGTCTATGGTTTTCAGACTGGCTTTAAACTTACCCTAAATTCTAATTTTAACCTAAGTTCTGATTTTAACTATCAGGTTGGCTCAGAAGAGCTCGATGATGGAACTTCTAGCGCTTCTAGGCACGCAGCCCCTTTCTTTGGCTCAACTAGATTTAGCTACCACACAGATCGATTAGAAATACAGTTATACTCAGATTATCAAGGCAGACGTGATTTTGAAGATTTAGCCAAAGATGAGCAAGGCAAGGATGAAATTTATGCAAAAGACAGTAAGGGCAATAATTATTCTCCTTCTTGGTATACTCTTAACCTAAAGAGCTCCCTAACACTCACAAAAAACCTAACGGCAAACCTTGGGATAGAAAACCTAACAGATCAGCGATATCGCTCTTATAGCTCAGGAGTGTCTGCTGCAGGCAGAAATTTTGTACTCTCTGTAAATGCCGTTTTTTAAGCGCTTATAATTCCTTTTTTTTATCTGTCTGTTGGAGACCGTAAAAAACCAGACCACTTGCAAAGTATAAAATTACATCCACCCAATCAGAGGTGTATCTTAACAGCATCGGCGGTAAAACAACTTCAAACAACAAACTATACAGAGCGCAAATCCATAAAATATGAAAGAGGTTTAATTTAAATTGCAAATCATTCCTTGTCCATTGCACAACTTTTAGCCCCACAAAAAGTACGATTGGGATGATTAAAAAGTCATTAACATAAAACCGAACCCATCTGGGCAATAAAACACCTAACCTATCACAGATAAAAATAGCACTCCCTAAAAAGAAGCTGCTACCAATGTATATGAGTAATCTATTTTTCATCCAGCAGCGACCATGGCAACAAACCATGCAATAAAGGCTCCAATGATGTTAAGGACTATCCATACTGAATTTAAAATCCATCCAAAAAATCGAACTAAAAAAAAGGGATGCCTTTTAAGTTTCTTTATAAAATTTACTTTTTCTATTTTTTCTACTGCGCTGACCAATTCTTCTTCTTGAACGGTCTTAGCTCTTGCCGTTTCTTTTTCTTGATGCGAAATTAAAAAACCACAAGATTCACAATGCGTTTTGTTTGTATTAAACACACCACAGTTAGGACATTTTATGTGTGAAGTTGTAGACAAATGATGCTATTTAAAAGATTGGTTATTTTTAATTTTAAAGGGTCTTATTATTAACCTTGATTCTCTATCAAAACGGATATAATTATACACCCAATTTAAAAACACGATGACTCTGTTTCTAAATCCTATTAAAGAAAACAGGTGTACAAACATCCATACAAACCAGGCAAAAACTCCTTGAAACTTCCATTTTGGCAAATCTACAACAGCTTTGTTTCTACCGATGGTCGCCATAGATCCTTTGTCATTATACACAAAAGGTTCTAAGGGTTTTGACTTTAATTCTGCTAAAATGTTCTTGGCTAGCAATTTCCCTTGCTGCAAGGCTGGTTGCGCCATCATTGGATGTCCGTATGGATTGTTCTCAGATGTCATTGAGGCAACATCTCCGATGGCAAAAATATTTTTATAACCTATAATTTTATTAAAAGCATCTACTTTTAGTCTATTTGCTCTCTCTACAATACACTGGGCTTCTAAACCATCAACCGTTTCTCCTTGAACTCCTGCAGCCCAAATAACTGTCGCCGCTTTAAAGGTTTCGTCTGTATTGGTTGTCACCCTATCGCCATCGTAATTGGTAACTCGTAAATTCTTCCAAATATTCACCCCTAAATCAGCTAAAAAATCTTCAGCTTTTTCTGAAGCTTTCGCACTCATAGCATCAATTAACCGATTTGAACCTTGAACCAAATTGATTTGCATTTCTCTAATATCTAGATCTGGATAATCTTTGGGCAAAATTCCTTTTTTCATTTCTGCCAAAGCACCAGCCAGCTCAACTCCTGTTGGTCCACCGCCCACAATAATAAAGTTCATCAGCGCTTTTCTTTCTTCAAAATCAGAAGTTAGCAAAGCCTCTTCAAAGTTTTCTAAGACCAGGCTCCTAATATTTAAAGACTGTGGAATGCTCTTCATTTCCATGGCGTGCTTTTCGATGTTTTTATTACCGAAAAAATTAGTTTTGGAACCGGTTGCTAAAACCAAATAATCATACTCTAAATTGCCGATAGAGGTTTCTATTTCATTCTTTTCTGAATGGATTTTTAATACCTCTGCCAATCTAAAGTGATAGTATTTTAAATTATTGAATAATTTTCTGATAGGAAATGCAATAGAATCGGGTTCTAAACCACCAGTTGCTACCTGATATAATAAAGGTTGAAATGTGTGGTAGTTATGCTTGTCTAACAAAACGACTTGAACTTCTTTTTTTTCTAATCCTTTTGCAAGTGCTAATCCAGCAAAACCTCCACCAACAATAACAACTCTTGGCAAACTAGTTTGTGGTATGTTCATATACTATATTGTAAAAAAGTACGATTAAATCTCGTAAAATTTGATCTTATAAATTTACGAAATTATCAACAAATAAAAGCCTAAAAAAACAGGTTAAATTATTCTTGAAGCTCTAATTTTAATTGCTGTAAGGTTTTATTAGAATTGATATATGCAGTAATGATTTTTTCTCGGAGCACATCTACATCTTCTTCAAAATAGTTTGCCCATTTGTCATCTAAAAACAGCTTTCTAATTTGAGTAACCTTTTTTTGCGCAGCTTCTGCAAAGAACAAAAAAGCTCTATCATTGGTTGCTTTATGATGAAAATCGGTAGTTTTTTGTTTAAAATCAACTGAAATATAAAACTGTTTTTCTGCTTCATTTAAGGGATAAAAATCAGTCCATCTGGCATAACCTACGTAATAATCTTGGCTCTTTAGCTTTTCTTTAGAGAGCAACTTCCATCGACAATTGGCCACACGTCCCCAGTGATTTGAGTAGCGATATACCCCTTGAGCGTTATACACATACTGACTCCCTGTTTTGCTTTTAAAATGAACCTCTAAGCTTGCCAGATCATTAAGCTCTTGCTTCTGAAAAGCACAAAAGGTATGCTTAAAAAAATTGCCTGGGTTATAAGCTTTCAAATTCATAGTTTTTTGTCATTGCGAAAGTAATGAAGCCAACTCTAAATTCATAAAAAGTAGGCTATAAAAAAAACGCAACCAACTTAATGATTGCGTTTTTAATACAAAAGCGTAACAAACTTTTATTTTTTAATAATTTTTCTTATTCCAATTTTCCCGTTTTCTGTTTCTACTTTCAGTATATAAACCCCTAAAGGCAATGTACTGATATCGATATCCTTTGTCTTAAAAGCTTTTACTTCTTTCCCGATTAGGTTATAAATTATGATGCTTTTTATGTTTTCTGCCGTGATAATTTTGATAGCCCCTTTTGTTGGGTTTGGATAAGACGTAAAGCTTAATTTATCAAGATCACTTATACTTGCAGTAGCACTAAAATTAGCGACAATATTTGTATCTGCATTCATTGTCACTGTTATTGAGTTTGTAGTTCCAGAGGCATCTCCACTCCAATTTACAAATCCATAACCTGCATCTGGTGTTGCCGTTAAGGTTACAGATGCACCATCTGCATACGTTCCGTTAACTGGATTTGGATTGGTTGTAACGGTTCCGTTTGCCGCAGTGATTGTTAATTGATGTCTAATTAATTTAAATTTTGCTGTCACCGTTTTATCAGCATCCATAGTAATAGTAAGCGGATTGCTAGAAGACAAGAGTCCAAACGAACCACTACCTGAAGCGATGACAAAACCATCAAACTCATACCCTGCACTTGGCGTTGCGGTAAGTACAACAGAAGCTCCATCAGCATAAATTCCACTTGTTGAGTTAGGGTTTATAGCAACCGTACCGTTATTAGCTACTGTTGATAAACTTCTATATACAATTGCTGATGAGCCAAACTCAAAAGCCCCCATATCCACCGTTGTATCAAAAATACGCTTGTTGTTTAATAAATCTGTTGCCCCGATAACAGCCGAATTAATC contains:
- a CDS encoding DUF2141 domain-containing protein — encoded protein: MNKIYIYIFLAFVSLSNLQAQNSTANITVTVSGMKSDTGKVYIALYDKEANFLKKEMKGTIVKIEDGKASAVFKDINYGVYAVSVFHDANDNKKLDTNFLGIPKEPIGCSNKATGFMGPPRFKKAKFVVDKDIKIPVIVQ
- a CDS encoding TonB-dependent receptor produces the protein MKRIVLLAIILFQFSLTAQTLITGVVKDSQGQPIYGANVYLKGAYDGTSTDEKGAFSFSSTEKGIQTLVVSFLSFEEYQKVGDVSTFTKLKITLREDVNTLDAVTINAGTFKSGDQAKVTALKPLDVVTTAGAMGDFVGALQTLPGTSNVSEDGRLFVRGGEAGETQMFIDGIRVFTPYAPSARNIPTRGRFSPFLFKGISFSTGGYSAEYGQALSSVLLLNSIDEPEQEKTDISLMTVGLGLGHTKKWKKSSFSVNSSYFNLAPYQSAFPDNNEWTKPVQSLSGEFIFRHRFKDEALLKIYGAYSGTQFDLIQEDINVSNGFRFGLKNRNLYFNTSYKNALANDWSILTGVSFNSDHSDIDIQNDFVTSAENSIHAKLKLKKRYSNRFKVSYGAEYFLTDFDEKFKDSQAFEYNSGFVSHSGAIFTESEVFFSKKLAATVGLRADYSKLSDELVVSPRVSLAYKSGANSQFSLAYGQFYQQAQKEYLKYNSQLKSENTNHLIANFQYVKNNQILRVEAFYKGYQDLVKYNTEFALPTSNFINNGDGYAKGVDVFWRDNKSINNVDYWISYSYLDTQRAYKNYPTTSTPSFASTHNMSAVAKYWVGSLKSQLGLSYNFSSGRTYTNPNEQGFLNAVTKNYHAVNANWAYLISQQKILYFSVSNVLGTQNVNGYQYANQQNNQGVYERRALVPSADRFFFVGFFWTLSADKKLNQLDNL
- a CDS encoding TonB-dependent receptor yields the protein MKQKSTFFFSFLKANKLRFMESFVFLQLNPLLKKKSNQILGCLTFFMLLSQIATSQILTVKDKTTQEPLIYASVISKNLNIFLTTDTKGQLDISKLKNATRIEIQLVGYKTRIKSYKQLEALNFIISLEHTELFLDEVVVSGTRWKQRSNNIPSKISSILTKDIVLQNPQTAADLLAISGKVFVQKSQQGGGSPMIRGFATNRLLYTVDGIRMNTAIFRGGNIQNVINLDPFAIEKTEVFFGPGSVIYGSDAIGGVMSFTTLTPQLSKNNKLLVSGKSTARIASANNEKTAHLDINLGWEKWALVSSITSWDFDHLRQGSNGPNDYIKPYYVETQNGLDVVVNQSNPLLQIPTAYAQFNFMQKVRFKPSEKWDLQYGFHYSKTSNYGRYDRHNRTRNGTARYAEWNYGPQKWVMSSLNTTYTNETWAYKEVQLRLAQQWFEESRIDRSLHKTDRSTAVEKVNAFSINLDFLKEINSKNTLFYGAEYVSNKVASTGEIRDISNNTTTVGPSRYPESTWKSMGMYVNNEHTFSKTFTSQIGLRYNYFMLDADFKNNAAFFPLPFQDAELQNGAITGSIGGVYRPSESWVFRTNFATAFRAPNVDDIGKIFDSEPGALTVPNPNLKAEYAYSIDFGAAKVFDQFLKIDATIYYTQLKNALVRRDFLLNGQSTILYDGELSKVQAIQNAAEANVYGFQTGFKLTLNSNFNLSSDFNYQVGSEELDDGTSSASRHAAPFFGSTRFSYHTDRLEIQLYSDYQGRRDFEDLAKDEQGKDEIYAKDSKGNNYSPSWYTLNLKSSLTLTKNLTANLGIENLTDQRYRSYSSGVSAAGRNFVLSVNAVF
- a CDS encoding NAD(P)/FAD-dependent oxidoreductase, whose translation is MNIPQTSLPRVVIVGGGFAGLALAKGLEKKEVQVVLLDKHNYHTFQPLLYQVATGGLEPDSIAFPIRKLFNNLKYYHFRLAEVLKIHSEKNEIETSIGNLEYDYLVLATGSKTNFFGNKNIEKHAMEMKSIPQSLNIRSLVLENFEEALLTSDFEERKALMNFIIVGGGPTGVELAGALAEMKKGILPKDYPDLDIREMQINLVQGSNRLIDAMSAKASEKAEDFLADLGVNIWKNLRVTNYDGDRVTTNTDETFKAATVIWAAGVQGETVDGLEAQCIVERANRLKVDAFNKIIGYKNIFAIGDVASMTSENNPYGHPMMAQPALQQGKLLAKNILAELKSKPLEPFVYNDKGSMATIGRNKAVVDLPKWKFQGVFAWFVWMFVHLFSLIGFRNRVIVFLNWVYNYIRFDRESRLIIRPFKIKNNQSFK